Below is a window of Terriglobia bacterium DNA.
GTGCAGGCGGTCGGCCAGATGCCGGGGCAGTGTGCCGGCGAGAGTCTTCAAGCGCCGGATGTCGCGGTCTAATACATACAGCGTCTCGATGGCCTGGAAAATGTTGCGGTCGTCGTCGGTTGTGGTTTGATAGCCATCGCTTCCCGCAATGAGCACCTGAACGAGCGAGAACAGGAATTCCAGATTAGCAGCGGTGGGTTCGAGGCTGAACGGGTTGATTTGGTAATCGCGATTCTCCGCCCCGATCTTGAGATACGAGCCTCCCAGGAGGCGGGTCAGCTTTTCGTAGCTGCCGCCCAGATCAAAGATGAAAGTACGGGGATCGTACTTCTGTAAAGCCAGCGTCAGGAAGTTCGCAAAGAATGATTTCCCGCTTCCAGTGCGCCCGGTAAGAAACGTGTGGGCTACGTCGTCGCTGGTTGAGCCGTTGCCGTCCTGAATGCGCTGATGCAGGTTTAGGTAAAAGGGGGTTCCGTCCGTGGTCTCCACGAGGGCCAGCGCCTCACGATTGAGAAAGGTGTTCCAGCGATGGCCCTCGTGGAGCGTAAACAGAAACGACCAATCGGCATAGTTGTTGTTCGTAATGTAGAGCTGGCGGAAATTGAAATGGGAGTTTCCCGGGCAGGTGGCGAAAAATGCCGATAGCTGATTGTATGTCTCGGAATATAGTGATGCGCCGACCGTGGCGAATGCCTTGCTGAAATCCGATACTGCTTTTTCAACTTTGGCCCGGTGGGGGTCATAAATGACCACGGTAAGCGAGAATTTGCCGAAGTAGTTGCCGCGCTTCTGCACCTCTTTCAGGCACTCATTGAGATCATCGACAAATTCAACCTTGGTTTCGTCCTTCAGTCGGTCCCCGCCGCTTGATACGCTCAAGGATGATTTGGTTTTGTGAAAATGGGTTCGCATGGACTCGATGTAATGGACGGCCTCGCTCGCTTCGACAGCACGCCATTCTGTAACGATGTGATAGGTTGCAGGGATTCGGAGCAACTGCTGCAAAACGATTGGCCGGCTCTCGCTCGGTTCTTCGCGAAGCGTTAGGACGCGCGTGTGATAGCCGTCTATTGTCAGGTGGTCCGTATGGGATTCGAGCGGCGAGTTAACCAGGTATTTGTCCGTCATCACGTCGAACTTGAGCCGCTGGGCTTGCTTCTCGGGATCAACATTAAAGATTCTGAGCAACATTCCAAAAGCGTCTTTCTTGTTCACGACCTTGATCTCCACTAGATCGGACAGAAAGGAAACGAGGCTGTTGGCTTGGCGCAGCAGGACGGTTGTGGCCTGCTCGATTTCGTCCTCGATGAGAAGGATTTCCTTCCTCGCGCTGAACAGAGATTTGAGATTCCGTGAGCCAGCGGTAAGGCCGTGGCTGAAGAAACTTCCCGCGGCTTTCGTGGGTGTCATCTTGGCGGCGTGGGAGGTGCTCTGGTAGAGCAGCACGTAATAGATCCGGACGGAAAACATCTCCTCGGACTTCTCAGCGAAATAGCGGGAGCGTTCAACCTCAACCCTCTCGACGACTGGATTGCTGTAGGCAGGAGGCCGGTCGGGGTGAAAATGGGACTTGAAAAGATACTGGTAAACGCGGAATTCCGGCCCGCACAGTCTGAAAGCGGCTTCCAAGCGTTTCGTCGTGGTATCGAGCGTTCGCTGATCCAGGCATTCATAATCAATCCCTTCAACCTCGATGACCGTGCCAATGGCCCCACTTTTCGTGATAAAGCACCAGTCGTTGATGAAGCTGAAAACGCCGCATTGCTCGGCGAGTGCGCCAGTCTCACGGTAATTCTTGACAAGTTTGCGGATGTTAAGCACGGCTCGGAATTCTCCTTACGGTTGTCAGGGTGTATTTCACAGGGTCGTATTCCGCCCGGAAGGTGCGTGACATCGCCTGAATGACAAACACCAGCATTTTGGGGTCGCGGCGGGTTGCGATCCGGGCCAGCATAAGCAGGATGGCGAAGATCACGATAGCGCCAAGAAAACTGCTGAAAAGAACTTGAAAGCCTCCGCCTGTAAACAGGGCTGTGGCGAACAGGGTCCGCTCTACACCCATGATGGTCAGCGGCTTATTCAGCGTCTTGTAAACCGGATTGCTCCGCCCCGTGATCTCGGCCATGGTTGCTTCACCCTGCTTGTTGAATGTAGGCAAAGATATTGGCAGCGCCGACGATCAGGGCGGCGCCAATGGCTAGCCTTCCGATATTTGCGTTGTCGCTTTGCTTGCCGTACATATAGCTGACGCCACAAAGCACGATGGCAATGAGGGTTATGGCCTTGCCAAAGGGGCCTGTGATGAATTGCGCGATGGAGTCGAGCAGGCCCTGGCCAGGCACGCCGGCTTGGTATAAAAGCAGATAGAGTGTTGCGCTGGCACTGTGGGATAGTGACTGGATAGCGTTCATGTTCTAAACTCCCTTTTCTCGCTGGTTGCTATCGTTCTTTACGTTTCTAATGACTCGGGCTGTCCAAGTGCTGTCGGGTCGTCCCGTTAAGGCTGCCCGAATTGTTTTATAAAGCTATAGTGATTTTGGTTTTCAGATGTTATTCGCATTGAGCATTGCCTTCTCATTGACCTTTCCTTGAAGTATTCCTGGTATTTGTCCTTAACTTCGGCCATAGGCTTGAGATCGGACGCCTGTGGCAATATCAGAACTACGGCAAAAAAGTTGAATACAAACGTTCTCTCAATGCGTCCTATGTTCCAAGGTGTTGCTAACTATGCAGTCGGGCTCCCTGGTCTCGATCCCCAGCTTCCCAAAGCTTCTGTTAGCGATCCCTGCTCTCAACACCGCAGCCAGATCGCCAAAACTCGCTAGTTTGTTTTCTCCTTTCCGTCTTCGTCAGAGTCGCCGAGTTGCGCGGCTAGCTGCGGTGTCTACAACATCAGACGCCACAGGTAGAAGGAGGTTTCTGGTGCCAAAGCAAAATGCGCACTCCTGCGCACTCTTGCGCACGTTTGGCCACAGATGTCAC
It encodes the following:
- a CDS encoding TrbC/VirB2 family protein gives rise to the protein MNAIQSLSHSASATLYLLLYQAGVPGQGLLDSIAQFITGPFGKAITLIAIVLCGVSYMYGKQSDNANIGRLAIGAALIVGAANIFAYIQQAG
- a CDS encoding VirB3 family type IV secretion system protein; translated protein: MAEITGRSNPVYKTLNKPLTIMGVERTLFATALFTGGGFQVLFSSFLGAIVIFAILLMLARIATRRDPKMLVFVIQAMSRTFRAEYDPVKYTLTTVRRIPSRA